Proteins encoded together in one Luteimonas fraxinea window:
- the trmY gene encoding tRNA (pseudouridine(54)-N(1))-methyltransferase TrmY, which yields MRTFVLRARAAPTDSQALLAAVGQDAHTEILAHTLMNAMFVAQSHRPDVTVYLVLESTRDFSRTIRFEVNAMHDIGGFDERALLGKIANALDASRGMGKDETRPVESGVEVRTTSFERLVQKLSEDHQLFLMDRKGTPIREQAFADNPCFLLTDHIPMPKKTIPGLERMGAQKITLGPKMLFASQCVVLIHYELDQG from the coding sequence ATGCGAACTTTCGTACTCCGGGCACGCGCCGCGCCCACCGACAGCCAGGCATTGCTGGCCGCCGTCGGCCAGGACGCGCACACCGAGATCCTCGCGCACACGCTGATGAACGCCATGTTCGTCGCGCAGTCGCACAGGCCCGATGTCACGGTCTATCTGGTGCTGGAAAGCACCCGGGACTTCTCGCGCACGATCCGTTTTGAAGTCAACGCCATGCACGACATCGGCGGCTTCGACGAGCGCGCGTTGCTGGGCAAGATCGCCAACGCGCTGGATGCCTCGCGCGGCATGGGAAAGGACGAGACGCGCCCGGTGGAATCGGGTGTCGAAGTCCGCACCACGAGCTTCGAACGGCTGGTGCAGAAGCTTTCCGAAGACCATCAGCTGTTCCTGATGGACCGCAAGGGCACACCGATCCGTGAGCAGGCGTTCGCGGATAATCCGTGCTTCCTGCTGACCGACCACATCCCGATGCCGAAAAAGACGATTCCCGGCCTCGAACGCATGGGCGCGCAGAAGATTACGCTCGGCCCGAAGATGCTGTTCGCCTCGCAGTGCGTGGTGCTGATCCATTACGAGCTGGATCAGGGCTGA
- a CDS encoding DUF1456 family protein produces MITNDVLRSIRYMLDLSDQKVVDLAKLVDPDFALDKDDVRPLLLKEDEPGYVACSDSVLAHVLDGLIVHRRGRDERQAARPVESRISNNVVLKKLRVAFELTDVDMHQIFADAGFPISKPEMSALFRQAGHRNFRPCGDQLLRNFLKGLTMRVRGG; encoded by the coding sequence ATGATCACCAACGATGTCCTGCGCAGCATCCGTTACATGCTCGACCTGAGCGACCAGAAGGTCGTCGATCTCGCCAAGCTGGTGGATCCCGACTTCGCCCTCGACAAGGACGACGTGCGTCCGTTGCTGTTGAAGGAAGACGAACCCGGCTACGTGGCCTGCAGCGACAGCGTGCTCGCGCACGTGCTCGACGGCCTGATCGTGCACCGCCGTGGCCGCGACGAGCGCCAGGCCGCGCGGCCGGTCGAATCGCGCATCAGCAACAACGTCGTGCTGAAGAAGCTGCGGGTCGCATTCGAGCTGACCGACGTCGACATGCACCAGATCTTCGCCGACGCGGGCTTCCCGATTTCGAAGCCGGAGATGTCGGCGCTGTTCCGCCAGGCCGGACACCGCAACTTCCGCCCCTGCGGCGACCAGCTGCTGCGCAATTTCCTCAAGGGCCTGACGATGCGGGTGCGCGGCGGCTGA